Proteins co-encoded in one Brassica rapa cultivar Chiifu-401-42 chromosome A02, CAAS_Brap_v3.01, whole genome shotgun sequence genomic window:
- the LOC103832790 gene encoding uncharacterized protein LOC103832790 isoform X1, translating to MLGAGFQLTRGRHGEDHFYKSPKGARAKPNHRADQLRRAQSDVSANPKQRENESPSGPTNLERFLEAVTPSVPAQYSPKSMQTSLRERRVPYFVLGDVWESFAEWSAYGAGVPLVLNNKDRVVQYYVPSLSGIQIYADPHALSSSLKARRLSDDSSSDVSTDSDSERVTAGMDHVSLRDQLLEDSSSDDGERLGSQGRLMFEYLERDLPYIREPLADKVSDLAARFPELKTLRSCDLLPSSWFSVAWYPIYKIPTGPTVKDLDACFLTYHSLHTPVAGPSSAQPMSLVQPMESEKMSLPVFGLASYKFRGFVWTQNGGSEHQLVNSLFQAADKLLRSCHVSHPDLLFFCRR from the exons ATGCTGGGCGCTGGGTTTCAGTTGACGAGGGGACGACACGGCGAAGACCATTTCTACAAATCACCCAAAGGGGCCCGAGCCAAGCCCAATCACCGCGCCGATCAGCTGCGGAGAGCTCAGAGCGACGTCTCAGCTAACCCCAAGCAACGCGAGAACGAGTCTCCTTCTGGGCCCACTAATCTTGAACGCTTCTTAGAGGCCGTCACGCCATCTGTGCCGGCCCAGTACTCACCCAAG TCTATGCAGACGTCGTTACGGGAAAGAAGAGTGCCTTACTTTGTGCTTGGAGATGTGTGGGAGTCGTTTGCGGAGTGGAGCGCCTACGGGGCAGGAGTGCCTCTTGTTTTGAACAACAAGGATCGTGTTGTTCAGTACTATGTGCCTTCCTTGTCAGGGATTCAGATATACGCTGATCCTCATGCGTTGAGTTCGTCTCTTAAAGCAAG GCGGCTTAGTGATGATTCGAGTAGCGATGTCAGCACGGATAGTGATTCTGAACGGGTTACTGCTGGGATGGATCATGTATCGTTGAGAGATCAGCTTCTGGAAGACTCGTCGAGTGATGACGGTGAACGTTTAGGTTCTCAAGGTCGTTTGATGTTTGAGTATCTTGAAAGAGACCTTCCTTACATCCGTGAACCTCTGGCTGATAAG GTCTCTGACCTTGCTGCTCGGTTTCCTGAGCTGAAGACGCTAAGAAGCTGTGACTTACTTCCTTCAAGCTGGTTTTCTGTGGCATG gTACCCAATTTACAAAATACCCACAGGACCTACAGTTAAGGACCTGGATGCTTGCTTCTTGACGTATCATTcccttcacacaccggttgcaG GTCCAAGCAGTGCACAACCAATGAGCCTTGTGCAGCCAATGGAGAGTGAGAAGATGTCATTGCCAGTATTTGGGCTCGCTTCATATAAGTTCAGAGGTTTTGTATGGACACAAAATGGAGGCTCTGAGCACCAGCTAGTAAACTCTCTCTTCCAAGCTGCTGACAAGTTGCTGCGTTCATGTCATGTTAGCCACCCTGATTTGCTCTTCTTCTGCCGCCGCTGA
- the LOC103832790 gene encoding uncharacterized protein LOC103832790 isoform X2 yields the protein MLGAGFQLTRGRHGEDHFYKSPKGARAKPNHRADQLRRAQSDVSANPKQRENESPSGPTNLERFLEAVTPSVPAQYSPKTSLRERRVPYFVLGDVWESFAEWSAYGAGVPLVLNNKDRVVQYYVPSLSGIQIYADPHALSSSLKARRLSDDSSSDVSTDSDSERVTAGMDHVSLRDQLLEDSSSDDGERLGSQGRLMFEYLERDLPYIREPLADKVSDLAARFPELKTLRSCDLLPSSWFSVAWYPIYKIPTGPTVKDLDACFLTYHSLHTPVAGPSSAQPMSLVQPMESEKMSLPVFGLASYKFRGFVWTQNGGSEHQLVNSLFQAADKLLRSCHVSHPDLLFFCRR from the exons ATGCTGGGCGCTGGGTTTCAGTTGACGAGGGGACGACACGGCGAAGACCATTTCTACAAATCACCCAAAGGGGCCCGAGCCAAGCCCAATCACCGCGCCGATCAGCTGCGGAGAGCTCAGAGCGACGTCTCAGCTAACCCCAAGCAACGCGAGAACGAGTCTCCTTCTGGGCCCACTAATCTTGAACGCTTCTTAGAGGCCGTCACGCCATCTGTGCCGGCCCAGTACTCACCCAAG ACGTCGTTACGGGAAAGAAGAGTGCCTTACTTTGTGCTTGGAGATGTGTGGGAGTCGTTTGCGGAGTGGAGCGCCTACGGGGCAGGAGTGCCTCTTGTTTTGAACAACAAGGATCGTGTTGTTCAGTACTATGTGCCTTCCTTGTCAGGGATTCAGATATACGCTGATCCTCATGCGTTGAGTTCGTCTCTTAAAGCAAG GCGGCTTAGTGATGATTCGAGTAGCGATGTCAGCACGGATAGTGATTCTGAACGGGTTACTGCTGGGATGGATCATGTATCGTTGAGAGATCAGCTTCTGGAAGACTCGTCGAGTGATGACGGTGAACGTTTAGGTTCTCAAGGTCGTTTGATGTTTGAGTATCTTGAAAGAGACCTTCCTTACATCCGTGAACCTCTGGCTGATAAG GTCTCTGACCTTGCTGCTCGGTTTCCTGAGCTGAAGACGCTAAGAAGCTGTGACTTACTTCCTTCAAGCTGGTTTTCTGTGGCATG gTACCCAATTTACAAAATACCCACAGGACCTACAGTTAAGGACCTGGATGCTTGCTTCTTGACGTATCATTcccttcacacaccggttgcaG GTCCAAGCAGTGCACAACCAATGAGCCTTGTGCAGCCAATGGAGAGTGAGAAGATGTCATTGCCAGTATTTGGGCTCGCTTCATATAAGTTCAGAGGTTTTGTATGGACACAAAATGGAGGCTCTGAGCACCAGCTAGTAAACTCTCTCTTCCAAGCTGCTGACAAGTTGCTGCGTTCATGTCATGTTAGCCACCCTGATTTGCTCTTCTTCTGCCGCCGCTGA
- the LOC103833204 gene encoding uncharacterized protein LOC103833204: MEEDYIRVINITVFGVISWGLIFILLRRIFSNYSFDFSTRIVSALHATVAVVLATLTIQDWSCPVCPTASTSTIQQMETMAFSLSYMIYDLICSHFDQVISIDNAVHHSICILGFVTGLCSRECGSEIVAALWIGEISTPFLNLRVILKEIGYRDTDLNLAVDVCFAIIFSLARMVGGPYLVYVTISADSPFLIKAVALGLQLVSAFWFYKILKMMRYKLIKKSIPTENLLG; this comes from the exons ATGGAGGAAGACTACATTAGAGTTATTAACATAACAGTGTTTGGAGTAATCTCATGGGGTCTGATTTTCATCCTCCTCCGTAGAATTTTTTCAAACTACTCATTCGATTTCAGCACTCGTATTGTCTCAGCACTTCACGCCACAGTCGCTGTCGTTTTAGCAACTCTTACGATTCAAGATTGGTCTTGTCCTGTTTGTCCAACTGCTTCCACGTCAACTATCCAGCAGATGGAAACGATGGCGTTTTCATTGTCTTACATGATCTACGATCTCATTTGTAGTCACTTTGATCAAGTCATAAGCATTGATAATGCGGTTCATCATTCTATCTGCATTCTTGGTTTCGTAACTGGACTTTGCTCCCGAGAG TGTGGATCTGAGATAGTGGCAGCACTGTGGATAGGAGAGATCTCGACTCCATTTCTTAACCTCAGGGTGATTCTAAAAGAGATTGGTTACAGAGACACCGATCTCAATCTTGCCGTTGAT GTGTGTTTTGCAATAATTTTCTCATTGGCGAGAATGGTGGGTGGACCTTACCTCGTTTACGTCACGATCTCAGCTGATAGTCCCTTCCTCATCAAG GCAGTGGCATTGGGATTACAACTCGTGAGCGCGTTTTGGTTCTATAAAATCCTCAAGATGATGAGATACaaacttattaaaaaatcaattcCCACTGAAAATTTACTTGGCTGA
- the LOC103832792 gene encoding sulfhydryl oxidase 2, whose translation MSLAHLVLFAGLLSLVILASSSSSSSSSPGSRSILRDISGENADQKDRAVELNSSNFDSVLSDTPAKYAVVEFFAHWCPACRNYKPHYEKVARLFNGPDAIHPGIVLMTRVDCAMKTNTNLCDRFSVSHYPMLLWGSPTKFVSGSGEPKKEKSEIVVIDDARTAERLLKWINKQTQSSYGLDDKKFENEHVRTNITDYKQISQAVYDIEEATAEAFDIILSNKVIKSSETSASFIRFIQLLAAHHASRRCRKGAAEILVNYDDLCPSGKCSYEASGGKDTLGSFPICGKDLPRGYYMFCRGSKNDTRGFSCGLWVLFHSLSVRIEDGESQFAFNTICDFVNNFFMCDECRLHFNDMCLSVKTPFKKARDFVLWVWSTHNKVNERLMKDEASLGSGDPEFPKIIWPPRALCPSCYLSSDEKSIEWDHDNVYKFLKSYYGPKLVSLYKEKSVVGSKEETVSATAEDLTVATNALVVPVGAALAIAVASCAFGALACYWRTQQKNRKPRRSWN comes from the exons ATGTCTTTAGCACATCTGGTTCTGTTCGCCGGTTTACTCAGCCTTGTAATACTcgcgtcttcttcttcttcttcttcttcttctccgggCTCACGCTCAATTCTCCGAGATATATCCGGTGAAAACGCCGATCAGAAAGACAGAGCTGTCGAATTGAACAGCTCCAACTTCGATTCAGTTCTTAGCGACACACCCGCCAAGTATGCCGTCGTCGAGTTCTTCGCTCACTG GTGTCCTGCCTGCAGAAACTACAAG CCTCATTATGAGAAGGTGGCGAGGCTTTTCAATGGACCAGACGCGATACATCCTGGAATCGTTTTGATGACGAGAGTTGATTGTGCAATGAAG ACGAATACCAATCTCTGTGACAGGTTCTCTGTTTCGCATTACCCAATGCTCTTATGGGGTTCTCCTACGAAGTTTGTCTCTGGCAGTGGAGAACCTAAAAAGGAGAAAAGCGAGATTGTTGTTATCGATGATGCGCGAACAGCTGAGCGTTTGCTTAAATGGATTAACAAGCAGACACAAAG CTCTTATGGCTTGGATGATAAGAAGTTCGAAAATGAACATGTCCGGACAAATATAACAGACTACAAACAG ATTTCTCAGGCTGTGTATGACATTGAGGAAGCAACCGCAGAAgcttttgatataattttatcaaacaAG GTCATTAAATCATCTGAAACAAGTGCGTCATTTATTAGATTTATCCAGCTTCTAGCAGCACATCATGCCTCCAGGAG GTGTCGGAAGGGAGCTGCAGAGATTCTAGTGAACTATGATGACTTATGCCCTTCTGGAAAATGCTCTTACGAAGCTTCTGGAGGGAAAGATACCCTTGGAAGCTTCCCTATTTGTGGAAAGGATCTTCCCCGTGGATATTAC ATGTTTTGCCGTGGTAGCAAGAACGATACACGTGGATTCAG CTGCGGATTATGGGTTCTGTTTCATTCACTTTCCGTGAGGATTGAGGATGGAGAGAGCCAATTTGCATTCAACACAATATGTGATTTCGTAAACAACTTCTTCATGTGTGATGAATGCCGACTTCATTTCAACGACATGTGCTTGAG TGTAAAGACTCCATTCAAAAAGGCGCGTGACTTCGTCTTGTGGGTGTGGAGCACGCACAACAAGGTCAACGAGAGACTCATGAAGGACGAAGCTTCTCTCGGTAGTGGTGACCCCGAGTTCCCCAAGATCATATGGCCACCGAGGGCCCTTTGCCCATCCTGCTATCTCTCGAGTGACGAGAAAAGCATAGAGTGGGACCACGACAATGTCTACAAGTTCTTGAAGAGTTACTATGGGCCCAAGCTCGTCTCCCTTTACAAGGAAAAGAGTGTCGTGGGGAGCAAGGAAGAGACCGTCTCAGCCACCGCGGAAGACTTGACAGTAGCCACCAACGCTCTGGTTGTGCCGGTTGGAGCTGCGTTGGCAATAGCAGTCGCCAGCTGTGCATTCGGGGCGCTTGCTTGTTACTGGAGAACACAGCAGAAGAACCGAAA GCCGAGGAGAAGCTGGAACTGA